The Salinispora tropica CNB-440 genome has a window encoding:
- the rsmI gene encoding 16S rRNA (cytidine(1402)-2'-O)-methyltransferase has translation MDAKSDVGHLVLLGAPLGNPADASARLREVLATADLVAAEDTRRLARLARELEVTVTGRIVSYFEGNEERRTPELVEALRAGLGVALITDGGMPSVSDPGYRLVRAALDAGIPVTAAPGPSAVTTALTLSGLASDRFCFEGFLPRSPGARRARLTALATEERTLVFFEAPHRVAASLADLATAFGAHRPAALCRELTKTYEQVLRRPLGELASWAAEKPARGEITLVVAGATGPARQRPDDETLRSAVTVREEAGRSRRDAVTEVAVEYGLRRREVYDIVHR, from the coding sequence GTGGATGCGAAGTCCGATGTCGGACACCTCGTCCTGCTTGGCGCGCCACTCGGAAATCCGGCCGACGCCTCCGCCCGGCTCCGTGAGGTCCTCGCCACCGCTGACCTGGTGGCAGCCGAGGACACCCGGCGCCTCGCCCGGTTGGCGCGGGAGCTCGAGGTGACCGTTACCGGGCGGATCGTCTCATATTTTGAGGGCAATGAAGAGCGTCGTACGCCGGAACTTGTCGAGGCTCTCCGCGCTGGCCTCGGCGTCGCCCTGATCACCGACGGTGGCATGCCCAGCGTCTCCGACCCCGGCTACCGGTTGGTTCGGGCGGCATTGGACGCCGGGATACCGGTCACCGCCGCCCCCGGCCCCAGCGCGGTCACCACCGCCCTCACCCTCTCCGGGCTGGCCAGCGACCGGTTCTGCTTCGAGGGCTTCCTGCCCCGCAGCCCGGGCGCACGCCGCGCCCGGCTGACCGCGCTCGCCACCGAGGAACGCACCCTGGTCTTCTTCGAGGCGCCGCACCGGGTCGCCGCGTCCCTCGCCGACCTGGCCACGGCGTTCGGCGCCCACCGGCCGGCGGCGCTCTGTCGAGAGCTGACCAAGACCTACGAACAGGTGCTCCGGCGTCCACTCGGTGAGTTGGCGAGCTGGGCCGCCGAGAAGCCAGCGCGTGGCGAGATCACGCTGGTGGTTGCGGGTGCGACGGGTCCGGCCCGGCAACGGCCGGACGACGAGACACTGCGGTCGGCGGTCACCGTCCGGGAGGAGGCTGGCCGCTCCCGCCGGGACGCGGTGACCGAGGTCGCCGTCGAGTACGGACTACGCCGACGTGAGGTCTACGACATCGTCCACCGGTGA
- the metG gene encoding methionine--tRNA ligase, whose amino-acid sequence MSHVLAAVAWPYANGPRHIGHVSGFGVPSDVFARYMRMAGHDVLMVSGTDEHGTPIQVQADAEGVTPRELADRYNRVIVADLHGLGLTYDLFTRTTTGNHYAVVQELFEGMYRNGYIVSKTTMGAISPSTGRTLPDRYIEGTCPICGYESARGDQCDSCGNQLDPIDLRNPKSKINGETPKFVETEHFFLDLPALAGVLGQWLDTREGWRPNVLRFSKNLLDDLQPRAITRDLEWGVPIPLDGWRERGDKRIYVWFDAVIGYLSASIEWARRSGDPQAWRRWWSADGPGKDAPSHYFMGKDNIVFHSVIWPALLAGYSGEGSHDGQPGELGRLNLPTEVVSSEFLTMEGRKFSSSRRVVIYVRDFLERYDADALRYFIAVAGPESNDTDFTWAEFLRRNNDELVAGWGNLVNRSISMAAKNFGAIPPVDPAGLTEADETLLAVARAGFDTVGELIGRHRQKQAIGEAMKVVAEANRYLSEQAPWKLKGEADRPRMGTVLHVALQVVSDANTLLTPFLPHSAQKIHQLLGGTGVHAPMPVIEEVEDLDGGPAYPVLTGDYTVGARWESVPLAVGRALDPPKPVFRKLDPSIVDEELARLAG is encoded by the coding sequence ATGAGTCACGTTCTCGCGGCGGTTGCCTGGCCCTACGCCAATGGCCCGCGTCACATCGGCCACGTCTCCGGCTTCGGCGTTCCCTCCGACGTCTTCGCCCGGTACATGCGCATGGCTGGCCACGACGTGCTCATGGTCTCCGGCACCGACGAACACGGCACGCCGATCCAGGTGCAGGCCGACGCGGAGGGGGTCACCCCCCGCGAACTGGCCGACCGCTACAACCGGGTGATCGTGGCGGACCTGCACGGGCTCGGGCTCACCTACGACCTGTTCACCCGCACCACCACCGGCAACCACTACGCCGTGGTGCAGGAGCTGTTCGAGGGGATGTACCGCAACGGGTACATCGTGTCGAAGACCACCATGGGCGCCATCTCCCCGTCCACCGGCCGGACCCTGCCCGACCGCTACATCGAGGGCACCTGCCCGATCTGCGGCTACGAGAGCGCCCGTGGCGACCAGTGCGACAGCTGCGGCAACCAGCTTGACCCGATCGACCTGCGAAACCCAAAGTCGAAGATCAACGGGGAGACTCCGAAGTTCGTCGAGACCGAACACTTCTTCCTCGACCTGCCGGCGCTCGCCGGCGTACTGGGGCAGTGGCTGGACACGCGGGAGGGCTGGCGGCCGAACGTGCTGCGCTTCTCCAAGAACCTGTTGGACGACCTCCAGCCCCGGGCGATCACCCGGGACCTTGAGTGGGGCGTGCCGATCCCGCTCGACGGCTGGCGGGAGCGTGGCGACAAGCGCATCTACGTGTGGTTCGACGCGGTCATCGGCTACCTCTCCGCCTCGATCGAGTGGGCTCGCCGCTCCGGTGACCCACAGGCGTGGCGCCGGTGGTGGTCTGCGGACGGGCCGGGCAAGGACGCCCCCAGCCACTACTTCATGGGCAAGGACAACATCGTCTTCCACTCGGTGATCTGGCCGGCGCTGCTCGCCGGCTACTCCGGCGAAGGCTCCCACGACGGGCAGCCGGGCGAGTTGGGTCGGCTGAACCTGCCCACCGAGGTGGTCTCCAGCGAGTTCCTGACCATGGAGGGGCGGAAGTTCTCCTCGTCCCGTCGCGTGGTCATCTACGTCCGCGACTTCCTGGAGCGCTACGACGCCGACGCGTTGCGCTACTTCATCGCGGTGGCCGGGCCGGAGAGTAACGACACCGACTTCACCTGGGCGGAGTTCCTCCGGCGCAACAACGACGAGTTGGTCGCCGGCTGGGGCAACCTGGTCAACCGCTCCATCTCGATGGCCGCGAAGAACTTCGGCGCGATCCCGCCGGTCGACCCCGCCGGGCTCACCGAGGCCGACGAGACGCTGCTCGCGGTGGCCCGGGCCGGCTTCGACACGGTCGGCGAGCTGATCGGCCGGCACCGGCAGAAGCAGGCGATCGGCGAGGCGATGAAGGTGGTGGCCGAGGCCAACCGCTACCTCTCCGAGCAGGCGCCGTGGAAGCTCAAGGGCGAGGCGGACCGGCCGCGGATGGGGACCGTCCTGCACGTCGCCCTCCAGGTCGTCAGCGATGCGAACACGCTGCTCACCCCATTCCTGCCGCACTCCGCACAGAAGATCCACCAGCTGCTCGGTGGCACCGGGGTGCACGCGCCGATGCCGGTGATCGAGGAGGTTGAGGACCTCGACGGCGGGCCGGCCTACCCGGTGCTGACCGGCGACTACACGGTCGGTGCCCGGTGGGAGTCGGTGCCGTTGGCGGTGGGGCGTGCCCTCGACCCGCCCAAGCCGGTGTTCCGCAAACTCGACCCGTCGATCGTTGACGAGGAGCTGGCCCGCCTGGCGGGCTGA